The segment agggctggaatcgaaccagcgtccctcTGCTATAGTGGCAGGTGCCTAAGCttgtaatttatatagtagtttcTATTTGAATTAAGTAAcatttcaattaaattattcttaaaaagtattttaatgtCTTTCTAATAATTGTAAGTACTGTAACATGTCTACACGACAACACCAGTCAAAAAGCGAATTGGTGTTCCAAAAGGTCCAAAAGGAAGCGGTgatgttttcctttaatttattaGTAGTATCGTTAAAACTTTTGCAGAGCCAACCTCTAAGATAGTAAATACTGTAGGTTCCTGTCTTGTTTGAAAAGTGTTTgaattacctattttaatacATACCTATTACTCCTGAGAACAATGCTCAAAATTAAAGAGGCTTGCCAAGTTCAGGATCATGTAAATAGTCGTAGATATAACGAAACTAACCTTCAAATTCTTTGTACCAGCAATGGAGGGCGGCGCGTGGTGCGCCCGCGATATATCGCTGCGCGCGCAGAAGAAGTTCCTGTCGCGCGTCGGCGGCTCGGCCAGCGCGCGCGCACTCGTGCTAGACGAGCATGCTGCCAAGCTCCTCGACCAGGTAAGAGAAAAGCCTCAAAAAGTGTAAAGGTGCAAAGGTTATCCATCGCGATTCGACGCGGAAACGTAGCGAGCGTGTTGGGTACTTTTGCGCCCAGAATGATTCGTGGTGGGTTATTTGAATAGGATGTGTTTTTTTGTGTATTAGGTTATATTGTGTTTgacttgtgtaatttttttgtgtattcGTTTAGTGGGGATAAATTTCGGCTTATGCGACTCTTCAAAACGGAAATAAATTGCTAATGCGTTCATCAAGTTTCAAGAGCTCTCCTGAAACAGCGATCACTGCTTTATATGTTCCTTCCTTTATAACTGTGTTTGTCAGcaaagatataaataaaaaaacataactatgATTCCAGTTCCTGTGCGTGCTGCGGTCGCGCGTGGAGAAGCGCGAAGCGGAAAAGATGGTGAAGCACGTGATCAAAGCGGCGGTGAAGCTCGGCGTGCTGCGGCGGCACTCTCAGCTCCTGTCCGCTGATGACCGCGCGCTCGACGCCTTCCGGGCCAAGTTCCACGTGAGTATTGAACACGGAGAAGATGGTGATGTGATCAAAGCGGCGGTGAAGCTCGTCGTGCTGCGGCGGCACTCTCAGCTGCTGTCCGCTGATGACCGCGCGCTTGACGGCTTCCGGGTGAAGTTCCACGTGAGTATTGTACACGGAGATGTTGGAGTGATCAAAGCGGCGGTGAAGCTCGGTGTGCTGCGGCGACACTCTGAACTCTTGTCCGCTGATGGTGATGACCGCGCGCTCGACGACTTCCGGGCGAAGTTCCACGTGAGTATTGTACACGGAGATGGTGGAGTGATCAAAGCGGCGGTGAAGCTCGGCGTGCTGCGGCGGCACTCTCTGCTTCTGTCCGCTGATGACCGCGCGCTCGACGCCTTCCGGGCCAAGTTCCACATGAGTATTGTACACGGAGAAGATGGTGAAGTGATCAAAGCGGCGGTGAAGCTCGGCGTGCTGCGGCGGCACTCAGCTCCTGTCCGCTGATGACCGCGCGCTCGACGCCTTCCGGGCCAAGTTTCACGTGAGTATTGTACACGGAGAAGATAGTGAAGTGATCAAAGCGGCGGTGAAGCTCGTCGTGCTGCGGCGGCACTCTCAGCTGCTGTCCGCTGATGACCGCGCGCTTGACGGCTTCCGGGTGAAGTTCCACGTGAGTATTGTACACGGAGATGTTGGAGTGATCAAAGCGGCGGTGAAGCTCGGTGTGCTGCGGCGACACTCTGAACTCTTGTCCGCTGATGGTGATGACCGCGCGCTCGACGCCTTCCGGGCGAAGTTCCACGTGAGTATTGTACACGGAGAAGATGGTGAAGTGATCAAAGCGGCGGTGAAGCTAGGCGTGCTGCGGCGGCACTCTCAGCTGCTGTCCGCCGACGACCGCGGGCTCGACGCCTTCCGGGCCAAGTTCCACGTGAGTTTTAAAGTCAACCAACAAATTAACCTCAAATTTCAATCTTTCcttaagtaaacaaaaaaatagggAACTCGATATCATAACAGAATTTGTTCAATTTGTAGACGCAGCAGGGGTTATCACGTTTGAAAATAAACAGTCAGCGCTTAGTAGGCAGGACGAAGACGAACTGCAAATGACGTAACCTCGTAACTCAAGCCTACAGTCTCCGAGCGCTGTGTAGCTTTTGTGAACAGATTGAATGAATTCGTTGCTGAGCGTTAGGAATAACGATAACTGTATGTAACTATTCACTGATGTTTCGGTGTGAGTTTTGTTACTAATTCTTTGATTTGAATTGGAAACCCCAGATTTCTAGGCTTTGAGCAgtacttatttgtaaatattaaggtcagtaAAGAAGAAAATGCGCTTTACTTAGATATTCGTATATTTTTTGTAGACCGTGCTGATGGCGGTGGTATCTTTCTGCGAAGTGGAGTTCTCCTACGATCGCGAGTTCCTTCAGGACGCTCTCCGTGAGTCGCATCAATCGCTAAAGTGAGTTTCATTTCAGATCATATTAAATAATTCCATTGGTATAAGTTAAAACAAACTTACGAGAACCTAAACCCACAGGGTAATTAATTGTACAAAATATTCGCTAACACCACCGCTTTTAAATCTTATAACAAGACGAGAAAAGATGGTAATAGACGAATTAATTAATTCGGTTTCTAAATAATGCATTGTCCACTTTCCAGATCCGTGGTGGAACGGCACCTCTCCGACAAATCTGTGTCTCGACTCGCGGGGGTATTCGCACTCGTCTCCCGCGCCGACCTACTCGACTCACTATTCGCCGGTCAAGTCGACGATGACGTCCTCAAACTAGCACGCATGCTTCGCAAGGAACTCGACCGTGGCCTCCTATAATCCAACCGTCCCAAAGGTCTGTGTCCAATTTTCCGCGGGAATCTTCCCGAATCGTCGTTTCTGCAGACGACTGTGGGATCACGTTATCCCCAAAAATGGGGATTTGGTTTTCTAAAAGGCAAATTTTTTGCACTGTAGTGTGTATCGTTGCGGGTGGTTCGCTGCTCAGCGAAAGGTTCTATCTAGATAGCTCTAATGATACTTTTCGTACGAGTTTGTGTATTTATTAAAGATTTCAGTCTGTAGGACAAAAGGGAACTACCAAATTGGTGTAACCAATCCAATTGTAGCAGCTTACTTCACATCGATGACATGACATTTTCACACTGAATAGATCTTGCTTGAGCCTAATCTCACtaatttatatgttattttttacacgagtttttaattttcatactCACTGCTTGAATTAGGGTTAGTTTTAAGCAAAAATAATCAGAAATTGGAACTACTAATAACTCTATTTTTGCCATTAATCGTCTTGTCAACATCGAATATTAATAGGACGAAATTATGAGTGCATTTATTTACTGAAACCTGAATACTCATGTCTCATTGATGACAATCATATCGTTCCGATTACATTTTTACAATAACTGAGTAATTGAAATCCGTCTTACTTACTGGCttggtatatttatattacacATATCTTTTAGATAGATAAATGTAATTGTTGTCGACGTTTTCACTGTAACATATCTCATGTAAgacaaattataacaaaaaggacgaaaataacaaaaaaggtATTGTTTGCTTAAATCAACAGGTAGAGATATACTCTGACATTTTGTAATCTGGCTTGGATATTAATTAATCTTGcaaataatcaaataaaatatctcaaatgaaGATAACTTTTACCTGCCAAACCCATCACAAGAAATCAGTTTAAGAATTTTGTGTATAACAACTCGCCTACTGTTTAATTTAATCCATTGTGTAACGAAAAGTGGTtgtatattttaatgtatattttttcgTTACGCAACGGAATAAAATATGAATCACGAAATCTTAACAAAAGACTTTTTTTATTCAAGGCTTGCCGTATCGTTTGCCAGTATTCTATTCTAACATGAATTAgtgtaagtttataaaatgacattaattaataaaaggTATAATTGTTTTGAATGCTGTATAATTTATTAGTTATATGTTGTGATGTCGGTTTGTTGAATGggttaatgttaattaaggtTAGAATGCATTTAATAGCTGTACCTAAAtgtgattttaatgtttataggCGTATGTTTTAACGGATTTAATGATTTATGTTAGACTTTAAGACCAGTTACCAGATAGCCTAAAACATGACATAAACTGAACTGATCTAACGAAATTGTCTAAGTTATCTGAAAGTAATTTAagtgtatattttaatttaataacaatacctatttataaaactataatagcgtcataattataatgttatcAAATACAAAAACGTTGTCCAAATAATACACAATATATATTTCGATATTACGTCTACATATAATAGCGTGAACTgattaatgtatttaaattgtattaatcATTTAATCCATAGCTTTGTGTACAATATACTCTCTATATGAACTATATTCGGACCAAAATTGTATCGCCACGCAGTCAACATATCTGATCTAACAGTCATATCTAATTTTGTATtagcaataattattttaactttctGTAATCGAAATGGTTAATTTCGGTTGCATATTTTTAAGGCataggtattttttgtatactaAGATGTTACCAGAGGACACGTTAAGAAAGATAACACCTAAAATTTTACCTTACCTCGGTCAGAATTTTTATTCCAAATTCATTCCTTTGTGTAACgaaaaaaacttgtttaattTTCGTTACACAATGGAactaattaaattgtaaactAAATCACGTTCAAATATATGTGTTTAACATTGTAGCGTCACAGTATACaagcaattaatttatttaaaactatctTTAAAGTAGAGCATATAAGTCCGCACTTGCTATGTCAAACTGTAGCCTGGTCGTGTCAATTACTGTGTACAGGCGTAGATTTAAACGTCCACATGTTCGTACTTCGCATGGCTTAGACCTTGCTTTGCTGGCCTTAGACGGGGGTCTTACGAATGGAATATTTTATGCAAAAGTGAAATAAGACATGCTTCTTGGAATTGTATTTTCTTCTACATTGGTAAGTCAcaaaatacattaaaagaaaAGTCAAACCCTTCTAAAGAATAGATCTGTGCCTGTGagtgttcaaaatatttatattgcacaaaaaaatcttgccacttttattatttttgtaggtTTCACTAGGTTACTAGTCAGTGTCAGAAAGAATTGGAAAAAAAATCTCGTTTCAAATATCTATATCAGTATATTACTTTATGACATATATATCTGATAGTTACTAGGTCCTCTATCTATAATCTACATGGCCACGAAGTCGTGTAATATAccaacattgtttttgtaaataCCCACTCGCCTGCACAGTAACCTGCTACAGGTAACTGTCATAGCTAGATGAAATCAAAGACGTCCAAGTAGGGATTGTATTAAAGTGACAATATAAATGTGTAGTGATACCTTATTTAGTTTTGTTACTCTCTACGTGGTGTATACTAAGGCACGTCCAAACGGGATGATGAAATTGACAATTTGATCAGATAAAaaaattggcgtcaatctcaTCTAACGTCCACACGTACACAATTTCATAGTGGAATTGGCGAGCAAATGTCCTttaatttcttttttgcatCGACAccacctgattaaattgtcaatttaatcagattgggcgAAAAATcgtcccgtctggactggcctttaCTCCGATCAACGAGATACTTCAATCCAATTTTCGTAATTATAAACATGTCGCTGAGCGACTTTATCAAGTAGAACAGTTGTGTCTCGTTGACTGGAGTACTTATGTATCAGTCCTGTCTCATTGGTAATTGATAAGGTAATTTTAACGCTTATTAtcttatataagtatattattttacaCGAATCGCGAATTAGTTTCATAGCGTCACCTTTTGTACTCGTATTGCAACTAGCGAAAATCTTAAATCTTACAtttatactttaattttttatattttcgctGGTCGCAAAACTTTTAACTTGCATTGAAATGATAAGAAAACACGTAGAAAGCACTGAGTTTAAACGGAAACACGAAaaacaactgtacaaatattagaTTGATATTGTGAATTAGTGACACCTTCAGATATTTACCCTAAGATTGTTTTTAAGGGATATTTCGGGTTGAATGTATCTTAAAACAGCAATATTCTTCGGTATCCTATCTTCTATTTTTACTAGTGTCTCTTTCAGCTGTAGAGCTCTTTAACTCCCATAGCTCCGCCATTTTTAAAATATCATAAACTAAATCGACATAAAAATAAGTAtcctcacaaaatttcatgagtAGTGGTTATGAAATGAGACCTGTAGAGGCCAGATatataaaagcatttttgcctaAGATGAAACGAGGCTCTTCACTTTGCTCGGTCAAATAGGTAGTTTATTTTAAAGCGTGAAACTGAAGTGAACCGTATTTTCGGGTACGTAAACTTTGCGACTTAAGGTGTCGCTATAATCTCATTGTACGTATTTCTAAAAATAAGTTTCAAAATTGCCACCAATTCAGATATGTT is part of the Cydia strobilella chromosome 17, ilCydStro3.1, whole genome shotgun sequence genome and harbors:
- the LOC134748693 gene encoding tumor necrosis factor alpha-induced protein 8-like protein isoform X2, which codes for MVSTSMEGGAWCARDISLRAQKKFLSRVGGSASARALVLDEHAAKLLDQFLCVLRSRVEKREAEKMVKHVIKAAVKLGVLRRHSQLLSADDRALDAFRAKFHTVLMAVVSFCEVEFSYDREFLQDALRESHQSLKSVVERHLSDKSVSRLAGVFALVSRADLLDSLFAGQVDDDVLKLARMLRKELDRGLL
- the LOC134748693 gene encoding tumor necrosis factor alpha-induced protein 8-like protein isoform X1, whose amino-acid sequence is MTASTMIELESWIIYQCVLNECHVSSSMEGGAWCARDISLRAQKKFLSRVGGSASARALVLDEHAAKLLDQFLCVLRSRVEKREAEKMVKHVIKAAVKLGVLRRHSQLLSADDRALDAFRAKFHTVLMAVVSFCEVEFSYDREFLQDALRESHQSLKSVVERHLSDKSVSRLAGVFALVSRADLLDSLFAGQVDDDVLKLARMLRKELDRGLL